From a single Miscanthus floridulus cultivar M001 chromosome 8, ASM1932011v1, whole genome shotgun sequence genomic region:
- the LOC136471043 gene encoding uncharacterized protein isoform X3: MLYRAAHPIDVVPDQEFGEASRRQRTTANASLADLGMNIAGLPSDILVEVTANIATRSLTPLNDIVNLRRSCKLFRDATAAREVGRCMAVQREWRLHWWDKTRFLSVLRRCAASGNPEASYILGLELFCNRRRKASRLRHLRRAMEHGREPHSESFLCIELVNLE; this comes from the exons ATGTTGTACAGAGCTGCACACCCCATTGATGTTGTGCCAGATCAGGAATTCG GAGAAGCCTCAAGAAGGCAAAGGACGACGGCGAACGCGAGCTTGGCAGATTTGGGCATGAACATCGCTGGGCTCCCTTCTGACATCCTTGTGGAGGTGACGGCTAACATCGCGACAAGGTCTTTGACTCCCCTCAACGACATCGTCAACCTCAGGCGATC GTGTAAGCTGTTCCGCGATGCGACGGCGGCGAGGGAGGTCGGGCGGTGCATGGCCGTTCAGAGAGAGTGGAGGCTGCACTGGTGGGATAAGACGAGGTTCCTGTCCGTGCTTCGGCGGTGCGCGGCGAGCGGCAACCCCGAGGCATCCTACATCCTTGGATTG GAGCTGTTCTGCAACCGGAGGAGAAAAGCCAGCAGGCTCCGGCACCTCCGACGTGCCATGGAGCATGGCCGTGAGCCGCATTCGGAGTCGTTTTTatgtattgaacttgtgaacttggaatag
- the LOC136471043 gene encoding uncharacterized protein isoform X1: MLCQIRNSINGLTVMKSTTHDIYTRKQQGEASRRQRTTANASLADLGMNIAGLPSDILVEVTANIATRSLTPLNDIVNLRRSCKLFRDATAAREVGRCMAVQREWRLHWWDKTRFLSVLRRCAASGNPEASYILGLELFCNRRRKASRLRHLRRAMEHGREPHSESFLCIELVNLE, from the exons ATGTTGTGCCAGATCAGGAATTCG ATAAACGGACTTACTGTGATGAAAAGTACAACTCACGATATTTACACCAGAAAGCAGCAGG GAGAAGCCTCAAGAAGGCAAAGGACGACGGCGAACGCGAGCTTGGCAGATTTGGGCATGAACATCGCTGGGCTCCCTTCTGACATCCTTGTGGAGGTGACGGCTAACATCGCGACAAGGTCTTTGACTCCCCTCAACGACATCGTCAACCTCAGGCGATC GTGTAAGCTGTTCCGCGATGCGACGGCGGCGAGGGAGGTCGGGCGGTGCATGGCCGTTCAGAGAGAGTGGAGGCTGCACTGGTGGGATAAGACGAGGTTCCTGTCCGTGCTTCGGCGGTGCGCGGCGAGCGGCAACCCCGAGGCATCCTACATCCTTGGATTG GAGCTGTTCTGCAACCGGAGGAGAAAAGCCAGCAGGCTCCGGCACCTCCGACGTGCCATGGAGCATGGCCGTGAGCCGCATTCGGAGTCGTTTTTatgtattgaacttgtgaacttggaatag
- the LOC136471043 gene encoding uncharacterized protein isoform X2: MQINGLTVMKSTTHDIYTRKQQGEASRRQRTTANASLADLGMNIAGLPSDILVEVTANIATRSLTPLNDIVNLRRSCKLFRDATAAREVGRCMAVQREWRLHWWDKTRFLSVLRRCAASGNPEASYILGLELFCNRRRKASRLRHLRRAMEHGREPHSESFLCIELVNLE; this comes from the exons ATGCAGATAAACGGACTTACTGTGATGAAAAGTACAACTCACGATATTTACACCAGAAAGCAGCAGG GAGAAGCCTCAAGAAGGCAAAGGACGACGGCGAACGCGAGCTTGGCAGATTTGGGCATGAACATCGCTGGGCTCCCTTCTGACATCCTTGTGGAGGTGACGGCTAACATCGCGACAAGGTCTTTGACTCCCCTCAACGACATCGTCAACCTCAGGCGATC GTGTAAGCTGTTCCGCGATGCGACGGCGGCGAGGGAGGTCGGGCGGTGCATGGCCGTTCAGAGAGAGTGGAGGCTGCACTGGTGGGATAAGACGAGGTTCCTGTCCGTGCTTCGGCGGTGCGCGGCGAGCGGCAACCCCGAGGCATCCTACATCCTTGGATTG GAGCTGTTCTGCAACCGGAGGAGAAAAGCCAGCAGGCTCCGGCACCTCCGACGTGCCATGGAGCATGGCCGTGAGCCGCATTCGGAGTCGTTTTTatgtattgaacttgtgaacttggaatag
- the LOC136468515 gene encoding secreted RxLR effector protein 161-like, producing MEDPREDCWIAMKQLLRYVKGTMDQGVIFPKHYGGSGLWLIVFSEALPKTDDEGGLRLTIFSDADMAGNIDGRRSTSGVLVFLGSTMISWQSLKQKIVALSTHEAEYVAAATTACQAV from the coding sequence ATGGAGGATCCTCGCGAGGATTGTTGGATTGCGATGAAGCAACTgctacgctacgtcaaggggacgatgGATCAGGGGGTCATTTTTCCCAAGCACTACGGCGGAAGTGGGCTATGGCTCATAGTTTTCAGTGAGGCACTCCCCAAGACCGACGACGAAGGTGGGCTGCGGCTCACAATCTTTAGCGATGCTGACATGGCGGGCAACATTgatggacgacggagcacctctggtgtgCTTGTCTTTCTTGGTTCAACCATGATTTCATGGCAGTCACTGAAGCAGAAGATCGTGGCGCTATCTACGCATGAGGCGGAGTACGTAGCAGCGGCCACAACGGCGTGCCAGGCGGTTTga